The Drosophila sechellia strain sech25 chromosome 2R, ASM438219v1, whole genome shotgun sequence nucleotide sequence ttttccagtgcAGGGGAACCACTCCACCCACTCATTTCAACCATAGTTACAGCCCATTTCAAGAGCTCTTTTCGCGCGCCTCTCCAGCCataaacatttacattttacaagtcttttttcttgttttgacAGATACAGAGCGAGAAAAAGGGGGTGTGGTTGGCATGCAGCGGACCGAGGGGTTAGAGGGCACCCTCCCACATCCGCTTTCATGCCAGTCACGTGCTCCCctttgcttttttatttttatttgttttctcgCTTTGCTTCAAAATGCTAAAATGTTGACTGCAATTACAAGGCGAGACCCCAGCGTATCTTTGGCCCCACTTTCCCGTGGCGAATGTCTTCGTTTGAGCCAGTCTTCTTCGCTGGCAGTCATAAATTTTCACTGGCTTTTCAGTGGGATACCCCAACATGGCGTAGGCTGCGGGTTATGGGAAAAGTCTGAACAATGGGGCGCCAATTTCTGTCGGGAGTAAatctaaatgaaataatttcattCCTTGTTTCTCATAAATTCCCAAATCAAATGCGAAATTAAGGGAGGCCAAGGACAATAAAGTTTGATCCTGTTCATGGGGTTTGTCCTTCGAGAGATTTGAATTGAGCCACCAAGTCAAGTGTAGATCTAGGaaatttactttaatttcAAAAGAGCTTTAATCAAGTTTCACTCAAATTGCTGCTGTATTTTTTACATGTTCGTTCACACTTAACGCGtacccctttttttttggcctcATCTTCCCTTTTGAATTTTGAGTACTTGATAGCAATTTGTTGTCGAGCATTTTAATTGCTCGCGTGTTGTTTCGCTTGGCTTTTCCCTTTGAATGCTCCAACCTCGTGCAGCACCACCGCAGACGGTGGTTCCCCCCATCACAGCCACTTCTGTGTAAATTCCATTCATACATGTGCGCTATATAGCGCATATAGCATATATAGCACATATaacgtatacgcagcgtttATGGTACAGTCAGGTGGCTGTTCCTGTTTCAGGCTGGCTTTTTCCGTGTTAATTTACTTTTCAGCTTGTGGCCATCGGAAAAGGCAGCAGGAACAGCAACCGAGCAGCTCAATTAACACAAAAAGGAAACCGAAACAGAGAATGAGAGAGTCCTGCAGCATCCGGTAATGAAAGGAGCTCCACCACacagcaacaaacaaattgcaaaatgAGGCTCTTTCTCTGCAGAAACGAAATGTGAGTTAAACAAATAGAAAGCGCCCTCAAACCCAAGGAAAAGGACTTTCAATGCATGTGACACACGATCACTGTAATGGAAACCACAAACATGtcagaaatattttaaaaatatttgatttgccTCTAGTAAAGCAGTCATCAATTACATTAACATTCAATAATTTGCTTCTTTGGGGCCAATGTGGCATCTTTGACATGTGTGCGTGATTCGCCATCCAAATTGGCTAAAGGAGACATGGAATTCAGGCCAGACGACGTCTGTGTCTGGCTCCCTTTGCCCGACATCACCTGACCCACTGTCCGAGGACCTTTTTTATTCTAAATCTATTACACACACTAATGGCTTACACACTAAGGTTTATAGAAATCCACACTACAACCAACCACTTTAACCCCTGCTCCACAGTGGCACATCAAATGGCAGAGTTTAAACCTCATCGCTGGCGCATAAATTTCAACCAGTTTAGTGCTCCACCAGCGTCACTCCCTCGTCATCAGGATGCGTTGCTGTCCATTCGAGCATGTTTAATAAGCGTCGCCATTTTTCATGCGCAGTCAGCGGAGGAGCAGCTCGCCTCCACCACTTTGGCCCCATCTCCAACTCCGCGATGTAACATGCAGATGGATGGGTTGGCTGGGGCAACCATGAGAACTATGAGTGCCACGTGAAGAGTTTGCTCTTAGCAAGCCAgttgcaaaatatttgaacAGCACGACGAGCGTTCAGCGAAAAAATGGCAACCACACACCGCAGAAATTGTGGAAAACGGATGTCGAAGTATGTCATACAGGGTGTACTTAATGTGCAAGTGAAACaaatatatgaaaagaaaccaaaatatatatggattatacatataaatataatctTCAACTGAGAATTGAGATAATTGGTTATAAGACTGCCATTTTATCTATAGGGATCATAAAATATCCGAAACATCCACTTCAATTTCCCACATCTGCGATGCGAATTAATGGCGGGGCGACAAATGCTAGGCTACCAGCGAAACCCAATAAAGATATGAATCTCTGGCGAATCTTTCCCCTAGGAGCACAGCGACTCAGCTCAATTTATATTGCATTTATCATCCATTTGCCTTGGGTGTATGCGCCCCAGACTAAACGTGAATTATGATGATGCTGCATAAGAGCGACATAGCGTTTCATAGTGGAATAACATTTTTTTCTCCGAGGATTGTGCTGTTCTGGCCATTTTGTTGATGTCTGACTGGTAtttttcctgctgcttctgtttttttttttattcctaTGCATATACTATACCAGGAGCGGAAAATTTGTCAACTCAGTGAATCGTAAATGTTATATGGAGCGAGACGGGTACGTGGCTGTGGAAAGAGACAAGAGCACTGAgtaaacaaatgaaaatactGTTTGCATTGAAATTTCGTTCGTTTGGTTTTCAATTAGGCGAATGCGCCCACcactgcgtatgagcaatgttTGGCAATAATTTGCGGCTTAGACAAGGAAAAAGAAGGGAAGCCACAAGAGCAAACAAACTGGGAACCGCACTCCCACTGGCTGCCTGGCAGCAGTTTAGTTTAAGGTTGACAAATGGCCTCGACCAGGACACGACGAAGACATGGCAGTACATCTGTAGCCATTAGACACGTATAGTCGGAAGATACCGGGATCCAGAGTGAGCTGAGCCAGGGGGCGTGGTCCTCACGTCCTGCCGCCGGGCATGTCCCTCCATCAGGTGTGCAGGTGAGTGTGCGTGTAATAAATTTCACCTGCACACAAGTTGAGCAACAAGAGTAGCAGCAACAAAATCGAGAAAATGAAGCTCGTTTATTTAGTGCCTTTGTCTAGTGTTGCCGAAAGTTTATTTAGCCTTTTAGTGCACTAGCAAAAATGAATAACTAAAGTCAGGAGCGAGTGGCTTTTTATGACTTCATAAAATACAAAGTTTTGAGAAGGCACAGAAAATAACTATAATCCTTTTTGTATTTAGGCTCTAGTTAAGTTGTCCACACAATTAAAGACCAAATTATTACAGAATTTGATATCTGACCTTTTTCTCTCGGTGCATCTTCTTTCTTTCAGTTACTTTATATGCACTTCTTACGTGTGAATTTCgtctaatttatttatgcgcaAGAAAGAATTATTCTCGGCACCAGATACATGAAATTAGATTCACTGCCggctaaatatataaattcttTTTGCCTTTAATGTGTTTTGTTCCTGCTGCACTTTCGCAATCATTtacttaattatttaaaatgctcCATGCAATTTGTGCCAGGCTCTCCCCCATCCATCCCCCCTCAAgacaaatgcaatttgtttatggcAAAGTAAAGTAAAGGCAGCAGGAGTCCCGGAGCCTGGGGATGCGGCTTTTGTGAGTGCGAAAGCAGGGCGAACAGGACGTCCAGGATACGCAGCGAATTTTGCTGAAATTACTTTGAAGCGGCGAAAATGGTAGGAAGTGCTGAGcaagccagccagccagccagtcagctAGCCAGGATCTCAGATGAGTCACCTTGCAGCTTTAACCCCTTGCTGACTACTTCCTTCCATATTTCCGCAGCTCCAGCAAATTGCCATGCAAATTGCGGGAATAAATGAGGCTGATGTTGATGCTGATGCAGATGCATTTGATGATGTGGATTAGCTTTGCAAATGCAGCTTAATATTTTCCTTTAGCTGATGCAGGAAAATATCGTTAGCTTCAGGGCCAGAAAAGTATGGAGTTTCAGTCTTTAAAGAGTCAAGAGTAAAGTAAATACGATACGTAAATCGAATTACTTATTGTTAAAAGCAAGAAAttgaatatatgtacatgtcaTGTACATACAACTAAATCCCCTGTGTTTCTGCTGTTTTCCTCGACTATTAGAAAATCGTTATTGCAGAAATTAAACTCTAGCCTCTAAGCAAAATTCCACATAATTCCAAGTGATTACTAACTAAACAACTTTACTAAGCCGGTCtgaatttatacaattcggtCTGAATTTATACAACAATTGAAACAGCAACACACTGCAGCGTGTGCAAACTTAATCTTTAAACGTAAAGTTATCaaatatatgaaaatacaTTTGGCTTCTCTGATTATTTATGTCCAACATTCAGCTTTGGGTTAAGCTGCCAGCCAGCAGCTCGCTTCTAACACTTGCAAAATATTGCGTCTGCCTGTGCgtcatttttcaattttccccGCTTGTGCACCTGGcaaaaaggaaatgccgagAAAAACTGGGCGAGAAAACGTAGGAAAATATCCTAATAAGAAAGCTAACATATGCAGCTGTGTAGGtacgtgtgtatgtgtgagtgGGGGCGCAATCAATAGGATGAGGAGCGGGAAAACCACAAGGAAATCCTTCTGCGGCTTAGAGGAATTTTCCCATACCAATTTTATGTCTGCTGCCGGCGAATAAAATCACAATTTTATCTGAGCCATATCGCATAATAATCGTAGCAAAGCCAAagtttgaaatatttgaatCGCCTAACAAAGCCCAAAAGTTCATCTCCTTTCATATTTAATGGTAATTGGTATCAGTTAAAAATTCGCAGTCGAATTTGTACAACTGGCATTTGGTTTTTTTATTCGCTTTAACCaaacaatatttttaacaCCTTTCTGGGCTTTAGAACAAGAAAAGTGAACATGCAAACAGCCATAATCCCATGTTGGCCAACTATTCCATTTGTGTAATAACacattaaattgtatttgaaGTTAGCATAGCTTTCTGGCTTAAGAGAGAAACTTCTGCTTTCGATGTGAAAATATACATCTATATACATAGTTTTTACAGTTTAAAAACTGTTAATTGTAACTTTTATAATACAAAGCTGGACTTACCTCAATACAAAACTGGCAGCCGCACTGCTGAAGCGCCATGGCCTCGCCCACGTCTTCCACATCAATGAGGCACAGCTTGCAGGTGAAGCGCTGGAAAgcggtggtgggcgtggccggggtGCCCACCGAGGGCGTGACATCGGCGGAGGCCAGCATCTCTCGTCGCTTTAGGGCAATCCCGTCCCGAACGCAGCATGCCTGCGCCGCTTGATTCGCACTGGCCATGGAGAGCAGGGAGCTTACGGTCAGTGGATATGCATGATTGGTACCGAAGGGTCCCAGTTCGCCGCTCCCAGGTGTCTCAGTGAGCGTGGTGGCGGGCGTCGACGAGCACTGCTGCGGTTCCTGATTCAGATTATTGCCGGAACTGGAGTGCAGTGTGGCCGTGGTCACATTGGACGGCGGACTGGGACTGGTCGAGTTGGCAGTTGCTACACCGCTCAGTCTGATCTGGGCATTCACGTTGATATGCGGCTCCTGCGCACGCCGTTGATCGTCCTCCCATCCAGCTTCTAGGTGATTGAGGGCCGAAGTTGGCCGGGGCGCAAATCCATTCGACAGGGAGTAACGCGATCCGGAGGCAGCCAGGGATAACAGACTAGAGCAGCGCGAACAGGTACCCACGCCGTTGATGCTGTTCACGCTGTTCCGCAGGCGATTCAGTGGTCGGATCTGCTCCACGCCACCAGAGCTGAAGATCCCGCTGCCATGGACCGCCAAGGAGTTTCCCTGACTTCGACTCTGGCTCAAGCCGTGAACGTGGCCATGCGATTGCGATTGACGGGTGAGTGCTAGGACCGTTTCGCACTTTCGCAGTCCCGTGTACTGGACAATCGACTGGGACTTCTCCTGGTGCAAGCTGCTGGCGCTACCCTCGCGTCGCATGATGTGCCATATCTTCTGCTGGACCACATTCAAGGAGCTGCTCGAACCGCTGATGCTCAGGCTGCCACGACCATGGCCGTTGGCTAGCTGTCGGCCAGAAGGATCTCGCAGCACGACATCCTGCTCGGATGGAGTGCGGGTGATCCGAATTTCTGGGGAGGCAGGACGTTCCCGATCTGGTACTGCCCCGCCCCCACCAGCATTGCCACCACCTCCGCCGCGACTGCTACTCGCCTTGAGTCCCACCAGCGATTTGAGAAAGTTCTCAATGCGACGCTTTCGTGGCAATTGCCCACCACCAGACAGTCCCAACGAGCTCTCCAGATCTCCTCCTCCGTTCGCTGCCAGTACCCTGCCGTTTCCGgatcctccgccgccgcctccaccTCCTGACCCCGCTCCGCCAGAGTCACCATTCGCCGAGGAAATGATGATCTTGCTGCGCGTCTGCGTGTCCAGCAGCGCAACCGTCTCGGCGTCGGCGGAATCGTGGGAGCGATCTTGGCGGGGCGTGGCATGCAGGGCGGTGGATGCCTTTTGGCTGGCGGACCGCTGGTGCTGCTTTGTGTTGGCCAGATTGTGGATTGGCGAAGAGTCCTGCGAATGAATTTAATGAATAAGTTGGTGGATCTATAACACTAAACTTTGATTTTTTTGAACTGAAACCATTTTCAAGGTAACGAATAAAAGATTGCACCCACCCGCGAgtcctgctccagctcctcctcgaGCGCACTGTAGACGGGCGCGTACCAGGAGTAGGAGAGTTGCTTTCGGGCAGACGGAgctcccgctcccgctccaCCGGCAACAACGACGTTCGCCGTGGGTGGTGCCGTGTGGCCCGCTCCgtgatgctgatgctgctgcttgaGCGGCACTAGTTTGGCTGCTCCACCGGGAGCTCCTGCCCCTCCTACTGATGGAGCGGTGGTCACCAGATTGTTGTTGTAGCTAAGAGGTAGACTGCGCCTCTGGTGCTGTCCTCTAGTAGGCGGCAGGTGCTTGGTCGGCTTCCTGCCCACTCCGTACAAACTACTGTGGTGCGGgcgccgttgctgctgctggtgctgatgATTATTgtgctgatgatgatgttcCCTGGTTCCCTGATTAAGTTCCTTCTTGGTGAAGATCAGCGAGGCACTGTTCTTGTTCAGCCTTATGGAGCGCTGCTTATCCACCACCGTGGCCTCGATGTGGGTGAGCAGGGGCACAGTCTCCGACAAGGGCAGCAAATGCTGCGAGGTGGCCGACTCCGAGGGGAAATTGATCACAAAGTTCTCGGCGGCGTCATCAAAGATACTGGCCCTGGCAGCACTAACGCAATCCTCGCTGGACGAGGGACTGCTGAGGGAACTTCTCTTGGATCGGTTTTGATTGTGGCTCTGGTGCTTGAGGTCCTTGGCGTGCTGCTGGTAGCTGCTGTAGCTGATCTTGTTCTCCACCAGCAGTTCCAGCGGTGGCAGTTTGGCGTTATGGTTGTGTGGACTCCGATCCTGGTGAATATCCGAAGGATTGGAGGGCGTGGCATGCAAGTGCAGCTGTTGCACCGGATGCACTTCAGTCGGCTGCAAACCCGTCGACGCTTGCATCGATGGCATCGCCATTGGTGGCCGCATTCTGGCCCAGATTGCGCTCGATCAGGGGGCTTCTGGCGATTGATGTGCTCAGCTTAACCGTGGCTGGCGACGGCAGCGTCATGTTGACGAAGGCCtattaaaaatgaattaagTCTGTAAGTATTGCTGACTTGgtagtaaaaataatatattaaactaGAATAAGTAAAAAAGGAATTCCCAATAATTTTAGTGTTCTAGTAGCTCTTTATGCGAATCTGACAAGTTAAGCCTAGCATTAAATTGGAACTTTCGCCACAAAGTTACATTTATATGAAACCAATATACCCTTTTGCCAAGATGTACCCCCCACAAAAAGCGGTAGCTAGCTGCAaccgcatttgcattttccgaTTTATTGGATTTATAGCAATTGGCCGAAAGGGAATCGAATCGAGGCTTTGTATTCCGATTAGAATTGGGCATTGTGCGGGGCTTTCCCTTCGGATTTAATTTGCCCGAATAtgaattttcctttttggcagCTGGCATAGAATTTGGGGGAAACCAGGTAATCGATGGATCACAATTAACGTGACGCCTGAATTGAATCTCCTGCTAATGCGAATGAATATAATTTGATTGTGAGTCTCATAACCGCATTAAGTGGCTTTCAATGTAGCTTGCCTCCAATCGGGCGAATGATTTGATTGAGCTTTCGCATCCATCACGGTGGGAAAAACTCCTGGGGCCTATTGCTATTTGCCACGGTATACATGTGGCCAGCGCCGCTAATCCAGACAATTTAATGCCAATTAATTGGCAGAAACTCTACAGCAGAAATTTGCATTGCGATGCAACAAACAAGGAAACCAATTTCAATTCGCAAACTCCTCCCTAGGCAAACAGAGTAAAACCGAAAACGAAGCGGGCAGCAGCGGAGGGAAAAGTCTCTGGAGGATCTGCCTCTCCATTTGCATCCAGCCAATTAAGTTTAATTCCCCTTTGAGCCTGAATCAGGTGGCGCTGCCAGTGCGCCTAAAAATATTACCCATGGCCTGGAAAttgataaataataaatcGAAAAATACCATTTTCGGTAATTGAAATAAATGTGCTTGTGCTTTTTCGCTTTAAATGGCAAAGAATGTCATTtagatttaaaaaatttaaattgtgacaaaaatatatacactGCCTTTTTCCACAGGCGAATAAATACTACGATTTAATCATTTCTTTCGTTTTGGTCACACTGGTTTCTTTCTGTTCAGTCGCCCCCGGCTTGGCCACACTTTTTCGCTGAACTCGGTGGCAACCTGCAGGAATTTTCCATTAATTTCGACTTAATTACGGTGGCAGCAGAAACAGAAGCCGTTGCTAAAGAGATGAAGTGCAGTTTGGAATCAAGGGACAAATTAAGAACCAATGATaaacaattcaattgaaatataaatttaacatATTTTGTATTAgtaaaacatataaatattattgaaatttagGAGTGACATCAAgctactaaaatatttcttgcTGTGTATTTTTACTTTCCCGTGCAGGATGAGAGAAGCCACAAGCCGCAGCTCTGGAAAAAAGCGAAAGATAAATTTGCTACAAGGACAAGTCAAAGGACGAGGATCGGGGTGGGGTGGTGGcaggcggtgggcggtggtgggGCGGACATCTACAAGACACATTTGCCGCCGAGCTGACACTGACTGCCTGGATTCTGCCGGCGAAATTAATCGTCTTTGGCGCACTTTGTGAATTCCCGAAATTTGTCCCTTGTACATTTACACTTAACGCCATTTAGGCAAGGGAGGGGAGTGGGGGAGAGGCAGGCAGAAGTCAATGCCGAACCGAAGATTGCTGAAAGTCCCAAATGCAAAACCGACAATTGTTTTCCAGCTCGTTCAGCCTGAATCCGGTGCTAATTATATCTACGGGATACATACTGTCAAGTCATCCCATCATGACATGCAATGAAACTTCATCTCCAACGCAAAAATCTGGCAATCAAGTCGCAAATCCCGCACAACAAATGGGGTTTTGTTTCATCATCGCCACAACAGACCAACTAATTGACATACGTCAATTGGCCAAATCGGAATTAATGAAGACCCGACTGAACGAGCGGCAAAAACACTGAATTATTTCAGTCAATTACCGCCGGCAATCAATAAACAGACCAAACCAAAACTTACCATAATTCAAATGGCCAGCAAATGCGTTAGAAAGCCCGAATTCCTCGTTGAACCTGGAAAGAGAGTAGTAATTAAAATATGGTttaaaaactgaaatatttataagataTTCGCATTTTAAAGCGCACTATTGTTAGGGTTGACCCAAATTTATGACTTAAATATGCAGCATTTTGTATAACAAAGCAAATGACCCGTGACAAAAAAATTCCCACAAGACaggaaattaatttgacaCGTAAATGTTTTGTGCCCTACATAATTTGggacatatatgtatttatttatatttagaaCTATGTAGAAGGGTATAATAATTAGGGCTAAATTAGCTTTTGGAGCTATATAAAATGTTGTATTAAATGTTATTACTAGCGAATAACGTCATCTACAGATCTAAGAAAtgtaataaagaaataaaaatgcgTGTTAATCATGCGAAAAGATATTATGTTTAagcatataattaaattttggtTCCAACATTGCTAGTAATGacttttcttttgctttttcCGGTACCCAACATTGAAAATTGCTTCGCTTCAAAGCCtcaattaattgttattagACCGGCCCCTAATTTAAGTTAACAACCTTTTGGCCATCATCAGTGGTTGGCTAAAAGGGAATTTTAATTGGCTGTCTGTCGTTGTGTGCTAacgggtgtgtgtgtgtgtgtttgtgt carries:
- the LOC6608555 gene encoding uncharacterized protein LOC6608555 encodes the protein MRPPMAMPSMQASTGLQPTEVHPVQQLHLHATPSNPSDIHQDRSPHNHNAKLPPLELLVENKISYSSYQQHAKDLKHQSHNQNRSKRSSLSSPSSSEDCVSAARASIFDDAAENFVINFPSESATSQHLLPLSETVPLLTHIEATVVDKQRSIRLNKNSASLIFTKKELNQGTREHHHQHNNHQHQQQQRRPHHSSLYGVGRKPTKHLPPTRGQHQRRSLPLSYNNNLVTTAPSVGGAGAPGGAAKLVPLKQQHQHHGAGHTAPPTANVVVAGGAGAGAPSARKQLSYSWYAPVYSALEEELEQDSRDSSPIHNLANTKQHQRSASQKASTALHATPRQDRSHDSADAETVALLDTQTRSKIIISSANGDSGGAGSGGGGGGGGSGNGRVLAANGGGDLESSLGLSGGGQLPRKRRIENFLKSLVGLKASSSRGGGGGNAGGGGAVPDRERPASPEIRITRTPSEQDVVLRDPSGRQLANGHGRGSLSISGSSSSLNVVQQKIWHIMRREGSASSLHQEKSQSIVQYTGLRKCETVLALTRQSQSHGHVHGLSQSRSQGNSLAVHGSGIFSSGGVEQIRPLNRLRNSVNSINGVGTCSRCSSLLSLAASGSRYSLSNGFAPRPTSALNHLEAGWEDDQRRAQEPHINVNAQIRLSGVATANSTSPSPPSNVTTATLHSSSGNNLNQEPQQCSSTPATTLTETPGSGELGPFGTNHAYPLTVSSLLSMASANQAAQACCVRDGIALKRREMLASADVTPSVGTPATPTTAFQRFTCKLCLIDVEDVGEAMALQQCGCQFCIECMRAYVEFEISEGAYEISCPDATCPAEGAISLPEIANLTTTNLMKKHHRYRLNREIELDKTRTWCPRAGCETICTVGAAAQPGQSSAICQMDESPSTSQSYSPQQEAAGNGSTGATAGNGAPVLSVSVHCPSCKDEFCGLCKKAYHPNISCEEFGRRLIADGQDDIGIPFDNELIKCCPMCAVPIEKDEGCAQMMCKRCKHVFCWYCLASLDDDFLLRHYDKGPCKNKLGHSRASVVWHRAQVIGIFAGFGILLLVASPLLLLAAPCIICCKCRGCTGSKIDEVDAELEEEVTALQG